In Aspergillus nidulans FGSC A4 chromosome IV, a single window of DNA contains:
- a CDS encoding uncharacterized protein (transcript_id=CADANIAT00000723), whose protein sequence is MTTSPRKSRTPSNPRTTDPSDSDPIIASYDVYLTNSDISRYVLQYLDRPTGHAYDDNNGQKPTELRLKPKTGLVEVDVPINTRVNYDLAKGLKYGDALKKSKSAREGGAYGMAGGFSVAGAREGGAPGVAGKVKAENGGVKSEDAMRRAAGDQTPLLKVQTLGGRIKTPEDGDPVYMLAAFRGVSAVVQLHPQLHHLDAMDEMPKARAGKSRKEGEEDRAEPEARAVDVKVKGAEDREVMMPGNLDLLKKMQEEQWKTYDWVDAENEESWQIYDNYMMHQDVKDLPQLQSAINSEDYLDRMSAPRIDPARPEMTGWAMKQNRLKQKQGESSGSSTEEG, encoded by the exons ATCATCGCCTCCTACGACGTCTACCTCACAAATTCTGACATTAGCCGGTATGTTCTGCAATATCTCGACCGGCCCACCGGGCATGCCTATGATGACAACAACGGGCAAAAGCCGACTGAGCTGCGcctgaagccgaagacggGCCTTGTCGAGGTTGACGTGCCGATTAACACAAGAGTAAACTATGATCTGGCAAAGGGACTGAAATATGGTGATGCGCTGAAGAAAAGTAAGAGTGCTCGTGAGGGAGGTGCATATGGTATGGCGGGCGGGTTTAGTGTTGCCGGGGCGCGTGAGGGAGGCGCGCCTGGTGTTGCAGGAAAGGTTAAGGCGGAAAATGGAGGTGTGAAAAGTGAGGATGCCATGCGTAGGGCGGCAGGAGATCAGACACCGCTATTAAAGGTGCAGACGTTGGGAGGGAGAATCAAGACTCCAGAAGATGGTGATCCAGTTTACATGCTTGCTGCTTTTAGGGGCG TTAGCGCCGTCGTTCAATTACACCCGCAGCTCCACCATCTCGACGCGATGGACGAGATGCCCAAAGCGCGCGCCGGGAAAAGTcgaaaagaaggcgaggaagatcGAGCTGAGCCGGAGGCTAGAGCCGTCGACGTGAAGGTCAAAGGCGCAGAGGACAGAGAAGTCATGATGCCGGGGAACCTGGACCTTCTGAAAAAGATGCAGGAGGAGCAGTGGAAGACGTATGATTGGGTTGATGCTGAG AATGAGGAATCGTGGCAGATATACGACAATTACATGATGCATCAGGATGTGAAAGACTTGCCGCAGCTGCAGTCCGCGATCAACAGCGAGGATTATTTAGATAGGATGAGCGCACCCCGAATTGACCCGGCGCGGCCAGAGATGACGGGGTGGGCGATGAAGCAGAATCGGCTGAAACAGAAACAGGGGGAATCGTCCGGTAGTAGCACTGAGGAAGGCTAA